A stretch of Myxococcus hansupus DNA encodes these proteins:
- a CDS encoding CheR family methyltransferase, which produces MFSLPMSPQVFAILAALIEQRSGLHYAPEDRELLADRVVPRALDAGFDSLLDYYYFLRYDPAGLEALDALVDSLLVHETYFFRESQPLRVLAEDVLAPAVRAGLRPRVWCAACSTGEEPLTLAMMLAELGVLDGVTLVASDLSARALERARAGEHNLRSLRALPAGVEGRWLELRGDGRPHVRPELVDAVDWRRVNLVDEAAVAQLGVFDAILCRNVLIYFQDATALRVVESLARALVPGGSLLVGTSESLMRFGTALSCEERRGTFFYTKADS; this is translated from the coding sequence ATGTTCTCACTGCCCATGTCTCCCCAGGTGTTCGCCATCCTGGCCGCGCTCATCGAGCAGCGCTCGGGATTGCATTACGCCCCCGAGGACCGGGAGTTGCTCGCCGACAGAGTCGTTCCCCGAGCGTTGGACGCGGGCTTCGACTCGCTGCTCGACTACTACTACTTCCTCCGTTACGACCCGGCGGGGCTGGAGGCCCTCGACGCGCTGGTGGATTCGCTGCTGGTGCACGAGACGTACTTCTTCCGGGAGTCGCAGCCCCTGCGGGTCCTGGCCGAGGACGTGCTGGCCCCCGCCGTCCGCGCGGGCCTCAGGCCCCGGGTGTGGTGCGCGGCCTGCTCCACCGGCGAGGAGCCGCTCACGCTGGCGATGATGCTCGCGGAGCTGGGCGTGCTGGACGGGGTCACGCTGGTGGCCAGCGACTTGAGCGCCCGCGCGTTGGAGCGGGCCCGGGCCGGTGAGCACAACCTGCGCTCCCTGCGCGCGTTGCCCGCGGGTGTGGAGGGCCGGTGGTTGGAGCTGCGCGGTGATGGGCGCCCCCACGTGCGCCCGGAGCTGGTGGACGCGGTGGACTGGCGCCGCGTGAACCTGGTGGACGAGGCGGCGGTGGCCCAACTGGGCGTCTTCGACGCCATCCTCTGCCGCAACGTCCTCATCTACTTCCAGGATGCCACCGCGCTGCGGGTGGTGGAGTCCCTCGCGCGCGCGCTCGTTCCAGGGGGCAGCCTGTTGGTGGGCACCTCCGAGTCGCTGATGCGCTTCGGCACCGCGCTCTCCTG
- a CDS encoding chemotaxis protein CheA gives MPAYLAEAEELLGTGHRQLLAMEVSIRRGVAHPRAVRELFRAVHTLKGLSAMVDVEPIVDIAHWMETCLRNADRAGGRLPESSVEPLMEGLREIEQRVRQLAAGKQASPVPAGLLARLEALEVAGAVGTGGGAKGGVATLALEETLASRLSPAEREQLTQGVTGARRAVRLDFIPGADRAASGVTINTVRERVAVLGETVKVLPLSGPAAGGGSLTFVLLLLTEASDAALLDAAGGPPASVRSLRVPAASAEVPVPVATLDAPVVEEEEPEESRRSGGLLRVEVTRLDEALERLAALVVNRSRLSRAVAALTAAGAPTRELNAILQENARQLRDMRTAILRLRMVRVSEVLERLPLLVRGLRRSTGKSVRLALEVGDAELDKAVADRLLPALVHLVRNAVDHALELPEARRSVGKPDEGVVRVATHGRAGGLLDLTVSDDGRGVDAQAVAARAGVPVPATPDALLELLCRPGFSTRDAATATSGRGMGMDIVRRIIVEQLGGELALETRPGAGTTFRLRVPLTITLLDALVFECAGLRYAVAVGSVEELIEVDAARMSRPAGAGGLCLLERRGSAVPLVSLARLLGQASAAESDAMGAKALLVRQRGELVAFGVDRLVGQQEVVLRPLEDPLVRVPGVVGATDLGDGQPTLVLDLAALGLARGGKPARREASAKAERYLS, from the coding sequence CTGCCCGCCTATCTCGCGGAAGCCGAGGAGTTGCTGGGCACCGGGCACCGTCAGTTGTTGGCGATGGAGGTCAGCATCCGGCGGGGCGTGGCGCACCCGCGGGCCGTGCGTGAGCTCTTCCGCGCGGTGCACACCCTCAAGGGCCTGTCCGCCATGGTGGACGTGGAGCCCATCGTCGACATCGCCCATTGGATGGAGACGTGTCTGCGCAACGCGGACCGCGCCGGGGGCCGGCTGCCCGAGTCCAGCGTGGAGCCGCTCATGGAGGGCCTGCGCGAAATCGAGCAGCGCGTCCGGCAGCTCGCCGCGGGCAAGCAGGCGTCACCGGTGCCGGCGGGGTTGCTCGCGCGGCTGGAGGCGCTGGAGGTCGCGGGCGCGGTGGGCACGGGGGGCGGCGCGAAGGGTGGCGTGGCCACCCTGGCGCTGGAGGAAACGCTGGCCTCCCGGCTCAGCCCGGCCGAGCGGGAGCAGCTCACCCAGGGCGTCACCGGGGCTCGCCGGGCGGTGCGGCTGGACTTCATCCCCGGCGCGGACCGGGCCGCCAGCGGCGTCACCATCAACACCGTGCGCGAGCGCGTGGCGGTGCTGGGGGAGACGGTGAAGGTGCTGCCCCTGTCGGGGCCCGCGGCGGGAGGTGGGTCGCTGACCTTCGTGTTGCTGCTGCTGACGGAGGCCTCGGACGCGGCCCTGCTGGACGCGGCGGGAGGCCCTCCCGCGTCGGTGCGTTCGCTGCGGGTCCCCGCGGCCTCCGCCGAAGTTCCGGTCCCGGTAGCGACGCTGGATGCGCCGGTGGTCGAAGAGGAGGAGCCCGAGGAGTCCCGGCGCAGCGGCGGCCTGCTGCGCGTGGAGGTGACCCGGCTGGACGAGGCGCTGGAGCGGCTGGCGGCGCTCGTCGTCAACCGCTCCCGGTTGTCCCGCGCGGTGGCGGCGCTGACGGCGGCGGGCGCGCCCACGCGCGAGCTCAACGCCATCCTCCAGGAGAACGCGCGCCAGCTCCGCGACATGCGCACCGCCATCCTGCGCCTGCGCATGGTGCGCGTGAGTGAGGTGCTGGAGCGACTGCCGTTGCTGGTGCGGGGCCTGCGCCGCAGCACGGGCAAGTCGGTGCGGCTGGCGCTGGAGGTGGGCGACGCCGAGCTGGACAAGGCCGTGGCGGACCGGTTGTTGCCCGCGCTGGTGCACCTGGTGCGCAACGCGGTGGACCACGCGCTGGAGCTTCCGGAGGCACGCCGCTCCGTGGGAAAGCCCGACGAGGGCGTGGTGCGGGTCGCCACCCACGGCCGCGCGGGCGGGCTGCTGGACCTCACCGTGTCGGACGACGGCCGCGGCGTGGATGCCCAGGCGGTGGCCGCGCGGGCCGGAGTGCCCGTGCCCGCGACGCCCGACGCCTTGTTGGAGCTGCTCTGCCGTCCGGGCTTCTCCACCCGGGACGCCGCCACCGCGACGAGCGGCCGGGGCATGGGCATGGACATCGTCCGGCGCATCATCGTGGAGCAGTTGGGCGGCGAGCTGGCCCTGGAGACGCGCCCCGGCGCGGGCACCACCTTCCGGCTCCGCGTGCCGCTCACGATTACGCTGCTGGACGCGCTCGTCTTCGAATGTGCTGGATTGCGCTACGCCGTGGCGGTGGGCTCCGTGGAGGAGCTCATCGAGGTGGACGCCGCGCGGATGTCGCGGCCCGCGGGGGCCGGCGGCCTGTGTCTGCTGGAGCGGCGCGGCAGCGCGGTGCCCCTGGTGTCGCTGGCGCGGCTGCTCGGCCAGGCCTCGGCCGCGGAGTCCGACGCCATGGGGGCCAAGGCGCTCCTGGTGCGGCAGCGTGGCGAACTCGTGGCCTTTGGGGTCGACCGGTTGGTGGGCCAGCAGGAAGTCGTCCTGCGCCCTTTGGAGGACCCGTTGGTGCGGGTGCCGGGCGTGGTGGGCGCCACGGACCTGGGAGATGGCCAGCCCACGCTGGTGTTGGACCTGGCCGCGCTGGGCCTCGCACGGGGAGGCAAGCCCGCGCGGCGTGAGGCCTCCGCCAAGGCGGAGAGGTACCTGTCATGA
- a CDS encoding di-heme oxidoredictase family protein, which produces MRGRHLPWGLLLCAFGLGACGGGATDTPPPRPPPTEEPPPPPPPPPPPYEGVEEGEDRPGGDTSLATSGTLSFTRPAANLTLARRAEFFVGEAVFQADWFPAPHAQAERDGLGPLFHSVSCLACHLGNGRGRPPEEGEVADTLLVRLSIPGVDTHGGPLPEPTYGDQLQPRGIPGVPAEGRARMRWTEVPGTFEDGAPYTLLQPELLLVDLAHGPLAPDTRTSARVAQPMMGLGLLAAVSEDTWLEWADPEDANGDGISGRPNRVWSAREGRAVLGRFGWKANQPDLEHQNAAAFLGDLGLTTSLFPQENCGAAQTACLAAPTGGRPEVSERQRQAMDFYTHTLAVPVRERVDAPDVLRGKSLFHRAGCARCHRPSLVTGTLEGYPELSSQRIWPYTDGLLHDMGEALADGREDFLATGREWRTPPLWGLGRTREAGGHTRLLHDGRARSPMEAILWHGGEAASAREAVRRLSAAERDALIAFLDSL; this is translated from the coding sequence GTGAGGGGCCGCCATCTGCCATGGGGACTCCTGCTGTGCGCGTTCGGCCTGGGCGCGTGTGGCGGCGGCGCCACCGACACCCCGCCACCACGTCCACCACCGACCGAGGAGCCGCCACCCCCACCGCCACCACCGCCTCCTCCGTATGAAGGGGTGGAGGAGGGCGAGGACCGACCCGGCGGCGACACCAGCCTGGCGACGTCGGGAACCCTGTCCTTCACGCGGCCCGCCGCCAACCTCACGCTCGCGCGGCGCGCGGAGTTCTTCGTGGGCGAAGCCGTCTTCCAGGCGGACTGGTTCCCCGCGCCCCACGCGCAAGCGGAGCGCGACGGACTGGGCCCGCTGTTCCACTCCGTCTCCTGTCTCGCCTGTCACCTGGGCAATGGCCGGGGCCGTCCCCCCGAGGAAGGCGAAGTCGCGGACACGCTCCTGGTGCGCCTGTCCATTCCTGGCGTGGACACCCACGGCGGCCCCCTGCCCGAGCCTACCTACGGCGACCAGCTCCAGCCCCGCGGCATCCCCGGCGTGCCCGCCGAGGGACGCGCGCGCATGCGCTGGACGGAGGTGCCGGGCACCTTCGAGGACGGCGCGCCCTACACCCTGCTCCAACCCGAGCTGCTGCTGGTGGACCTGGCCCATGGCCCGCTGGCACCAGACACCCGCACGTCGGCGCGCGTGGCGCAGCCGATGATGGGCCTGGGCCTCCTCGCCGCCGTCTCCGAGGACACCTGGCTGGAGTGGGCGGACCCGGAGGACGCGAATGGGGACGGCATCTCGGGCCGGCCCAACCGCGTGTGGAGCGCGCGCGAAGGCCGCGCGGTGCTGGGCCGCTTCGGCTGGAAGGCCAACCAACCGGATTTGGAGCACCAGAACGCGGCCGCCTTCCTGGGCGACCTGGGACTGACGACGTCGCTGTTTCCCCAGGAGAACTGCGGCGCCGCCCAGACGGCGTGCCTCGCGGCCCCCACGGGTGGACGCCCCGAGGTGAGCGAGCGCCAGCGGCAAGCGATGGACTTCTACACGCACACCCTGGCCGTGCCCGTGCGCGAGCGCGTGGACGCGCCGGACGTCCTGCGCGGCAAGTCGCTGTTCCACCGCGCGGGCTGCGCGCGTTGCCACCGGCCATCGCTCGTCACCGGCACGTTGGAGGGCTACCCGGAGCTGTCGTCCCAGCGCATCTGGCCGTACACGGACGGCCTGCTGCACGACATGGGCGAGGCGCTGGCGGACGGGCGCGAGGACTTCCTCGCCACGGGCCGCGAGTGGCGGACCCCGCCGCTGTGGGGCCTGGGACGCACGCGGGAAGCAGGGGGCCACACGCGCCTGCTCCATGATGGACGGGCCCGCTCTCCCATGGAGGCCATCCTCTGGCACGGCGGCGAGGCGGCGTCCGCGCGCGAGGCGGTGCGCCGACTGTCCGCGGCGGAGCGGGACGCGCTCATCGCCTTCCTGGACTCGCTGTAA
- a CDS encoding HEAT repeat domain-containing protein yields MTAATSTGGHPLTLSAEDRSRVEEVEQLARRGTSSLALLVGALDAQSWAVRRAVVGALAKMGTPAVAPLRDILVHRRDSEARLAAAVEALVASTGDVEGALEPLGDDVNAAIVCDAAQVLGRRRSRRSVPLLARLTLHPDDNVAVAAIEALGRVGGGAAVDALLAALGSGNFFRIFPAIDVLGRCGDPVVVPALLGLLSDPFYTLEVARALGRTGQEAAVPALVGLLRKGNDALVRAAAVALVDIHEAQVQRFGGSRTVQSAVRGPESAVLGRRLSQGVPGADTAEKTALSRLLGWAGGQDAASGLLKLLDGPDPSVARAAAGALAELGADADAQILQALREGDSARRRVLLPLVGRRAAAVPDVMSCLEDRDASVRALAADTLSRIGSPAAVPALFERLVDEDLRVVQAAVGAIQSLGSDTTEKLALQAARSPDARLRRAALRIISYFGYAKGLDVLLQAMRDPDERLRDAAIYGLPFIEDPRAVDALLSAAAHESERTRAAAMRALGQTEKEARITSTLLRGLNDRDPWVRYYACQALGKLNEEAAADAIVALADDAAGQVRVAVVDALAHMHTESAMSALQRAASSADADVRRAALLGLGVGRRPDALPVLLSAAKSEDAATRLVALSAVAEYDAPETLPALLHAAGDGDDSVRSAAVGFLATRPGVPATQALVSLLGDMTLRERVVSALALPLEGRLPGLLAALEAADEVTAPLLVAALARMRRADARAALLQLLASASPAGRRAAVPAVAALGTVEAREALERASAQDEDPEVRRACRLVLSR; encoded by the coding sequence ATGACAGCGGCGACTTCGACGGGAGGGCATCCGCTGACGCTGTCGGCGGAGGACCGCTCGCGGGTGGAAGAGGTGGAGCAGCTCGCCCGCAGGGGCACCAGCAGCCTGGCGCTGCTGGTGGGCGCCCTGGACGCGCAGAGCTGGGCGGTGCGGCGCGCCGTGGTGGGCGCCCTGGCGAAGATGGGGACGCCCGCGGTGGCGCCGCTGCGCGACATCCTGGTGCATCGCCGCGACAGCGAGGCCCGGTTGGCCGCCGCCGTGGAAGCGCTGGTGGCCTCCACGGGGGACGTGGAGGGCGCCCTGGAGCCGCTGGGAGACGACGTGAACGCCGCCATCGTCTGTGATGCCGCCCAGGTGCTGGGCCGGCGCCGCAGCCGGCGCTCCGTGCCGCTGCTGGCGCGGCTCACGTTGCACCCGGACGACAACGTCGCGGTGGCGGCCATCGAGGCCCTGGGCCGCGTGGGCGGCGGGGCCGCGGTGGACGCGCTGCTGGCGGCGCTGGGCAGCGGCAACTTCTTCCGCATCTTCCCCGCCATCGACGTGCTGGGCCGGTGCGGGGACCCGGTGGTGGTGCCCGCGCTGCTGGGCCTGCTGTCGGACCCCTTCTACACCTTGGAGGTGGCGCGCGCGCTGGGCCGCACGGGTCAGGAGGCCGCGGTGCCCGCGCTGGTGGGGCTGCTGCGCAAGGGCAATGACGCGCTGGTGCGCGCGGCGGCGGTGGCGCTGGTGGACATCCACGAGGCGCAGGTGCAGCGCTTTGGCGGCTCTCGCACCGTGCAGTCCGCGGTGCGGGGCCCCGAGTCGGCCGTGCTGGGGCGGCGCTTGTCCCAGGGCGTGCCGGGCGCGGACACGGCGGAGAAGACGGCCCTCTCGCGCCTGCTCGGGTGGGCGGGCGGACAGGACGCCGCGTCCGGGCTGTTGAAGCTGCTGGACGGGCCGGACCCGTCGGTGGCGCGCGCCGCGGCGGGCGCGCTGGCGGAGCTGGGCGCGGACGCGGACGCGCAGATTCTCCAGGCGCTGCGCGAGGGTGACAGCGCCCGGCGCCGCGTGCTGCTGCCCTTGGTGGGGCGCCGGGCGGCGGCGGTGCCGGATGTCATGTCGTGCCTGGAGGACCGGGACGCGTCGGTGCGCGCGCTGGCGGCGGACACGCTGTCCCGCATTGGCAGTCCGGCCGCGGTGCCGGCCCTCTTCGAGAGGCTGGTGGACGAGGACCTGCGCGTGGTGCAGGCCGCGGTGGGCGCCATCCAGTCCCTGGGCAGCGACACCACGGAGAAGCTGGCGTTGCAGGCGGCCCGTTCGCCGGACGCGCGCCTGCGCCGCGCGGCGCTGCGCATCATCTCCTACTTCGGTTACGCCAAGGGGCTGGACGTGTTGCTCCAGGCGATGAGGGACCCGGACGAGCGCCTGCGCGACGCGGCCATCTACGGCCTGCCTTTCATCGAGGACCCGCGCGCGGTGGACGCGCTGCTGTCGGCGGCTGCCCACGAGTCCGAGCGCACGCGCGCGGCGGCCATGCGCGCCCTGGGACAGACGGAGAAGGAGGCGCGCATCACCTCCACGCTGCTGCGGGGCCTCAACGACCGCGACCCCTGGGTGCGCTACTACGCGTGCCAGGCGCTGGGGAAGCTGAACGAGGAGGCCGCCGCGGACGCCATCGTCGCGCTGGCGGACGACGCCGCGGGCCAGGTGCGCGTGGCGGTGGTGGACGCGCTGGCGCACATGCACACGGAGAGCGCGATGTCGGCGCTCCAGCGCGCGGCCTCCAGCGCGGACGCCGACGTGCGGCGCGCCGCCCTGTTGGGCCTGGGCGTGGGCCGGCGTCCGGACGCGCTGCCGGTGCTGCTGTCGGCGGCGAAGTCGGAGGACGCGGCCACCCGGCTCGTCGCGCTGTCGGCGGTGGCGGAGTACGACGCGCCAGAGACGCTGCCCGCGTTGTTGCACGCCGCGGGGGACGGGGATGACAGCGTGCGCAGCGCCGCGGTGGGCTTCCTCGCCACGCGCCCTGGCGTGCCGGCCACGCAGGCGCTGGTGTCGCTGCTGGGCGACATGACGCTGCGAGAGCGGGTGGTGAGCGCGCTGGCCCTGCCGCTGGAAGGCCGGCTGCCGGGGCTGCTCGCCGCGCTGGAGGCGGCGGATGAAGTCACCGCGCCGTTGCTGGTGGCGGCGCTGGCCCGAATGCGCCGGGCGGACGCGCGCGCCGCGCTGCTGCAGTTGCTGGCATCGGCCAGCCCCGCGGGGCGCCGCGCCGCCGTGCCCGCGGTGGCCGCGTTGGGGACGGTGGAGGCCCGGGAAGCGTTGGAGCGTGCCTCGGCTCAGGACGAGGACCCCGAGGTCCGGCGGGCTTGCCGGCTGGTGCTGAGCCGCTGA
- a CDS encoding chemotaxis protein CheW, with protein sequence MTVLHVVFKVAGAEYVLPAADVLQMESFTGATPVPGAASHVAGLVQVRGRVIPVVDARARFGLPPVERSLDSRVVVAQLGPRVVGLLVDSAREVLKLDPQQLKPPPSLVVEGARGFVKAVAQVGPRLVMLIDFPRVIGEETLDGDGQR encoded by the coding sequence ATGACGGTGCTTCACGTGGTGTTCAAGGTCGCGGGGGCCGAGTACGTGCTGCCCGCGGCGGACGTGTTGCAGATGGAGTCCTTCACGGGGGCCACGCCCGTGCCCGGTGCCGCGTCGCACGTGGCCGGGCTGGTGCAGGTGCGCGGGCGCGTCATCCCGGTGGTGGATGCCCGCGCGCGTTTCGGGCTGCCCCCGGTGGAGCGCTCGCTCGACTCGCGCGTCGTGGTGGCGCAGTTGGGCCCGCGCGTCGTGGGGCTCCTGGTGGACAGCGCCCGCGAGGTGCTGAAGCTGGACCCCCAGCAGTTGAAACCGCCCCCTTCGCTGGTCGTGGAGGGAGCGCGCGGCTTCGTGAAGGCCGTGGCCCAGGTGGGGCCGCGGCTGGTGATGCTCATCGATTTTCCTCGAGTCATCGGGGAGGAGACGTTGGATGGCGACGGACAGCGGTAA
- a CDS encoding response regulator has translation MAEVLVVDDSKVMRDMVVACLRPYPGLTFTHASSGLEAIERLSLQPYDLLVLDLNMPDIGGIEVVEFVRGQDRLRELPIIIVTTRGDEASRARALAAGASRFMTKPFTPDAILAEARGLLEGGALERVRGPRGFPARLSRGSRGVAGHRAPSVVGDGGQHPAGRGAPAGRA, from the coding sequence ATGGCTGAGGTGCTCGTCGTCGATGACAGCAAGGTGATGCGCGACATGGTGGTCGCGTGCCTGCGGCCCTATCCCGGGCTCACCTTCACGCATGCCTCCAGCGGGTTGGAGGCCATCGAGCGGCTGTCGTTGCAGCCCTACGACTTGCTGGTGCTCGACTTGAACATGCCGGACATCGGGGGCATCGAGGTGGTGGAGTTCGTGCGGGGGCAGGACCGGCTGCGCGAGCTGCCCATCATCATCGTCACCACGCGAGGCGACGAGGCGTCGCGGGCCCGGGCCCTGGCGGCGGGTGCCAGCCGCTTCATGACGAAGCCCTTCACGCCGGACGCCATCCTCGCGGAGGCTCGCGGGCTGCTGGAGGGGGGCGCGCTTGAGCGCGTCCGTGGACCTCGCGGATTTCCTGCCCGCCTATCTCGCGGAAGCCGAGGAGTTGCTGGGCACCGGGCACCGTCAGTTGTTGGCGATGGAGGTCAGCATCCGGCGGGGCGTGGCGCACCCGCGGGCCGTGCGTGA
- a CDS encoding methyl-accepting chemotaxis protein → MATDSGNAGVALEEARTLAGDVVRSVQESVGEVQAVEGLAARLAGGANEQAAASEQVRAAIESVAVHLEQTGQSVHELVRSQRTVSESAKAQTQEAEATAGTLQEVTASVAGVRKDAAHLAASSDATAGTLEEVTRSVKGVSTSAEELAASSEELLASMTEMNATVADLVARNQSSAAATEQVAATSEQMAKGIVRLASDSQGVGERVGQVSQAVTGLVRALGEVTRDATSMAASVEETASTVEELARSVRGVAESARTLEAHAASTASTVEEVAASVEEVAATAEKNAATVEANAATIEQLARSAQSVARSAEQINTLAAGSATASSQMESSTRRVAQMMEEARTTAERVGNSAREGGATVARSIAGFGRIRTSIVESSGVMKEMGRRAEEIGDIVQTINLIADRTNLLSLNASIEAARAGEHGRGFAVVAEEIRALADRAAAASSDVAKIVRGLQTTAREAAAATGEGARAADEGAALAADAERALSTILKGVEDLGHNVREVSRASGEQVQSTQALVQGTAKVSEQSRSIAASAAEQAQAAQSLAQGGTEMRRMARQTTQATSDQARALRDAVRSNGQLAEVAQKVARAVQEQAMAAADLAKGSAQMRQLVQGVSAAVVAQGQGVAGVGTLAQEASASTQRILVGLAEQATAAQEVTRAMEETRKQVAQSSRGMTEQARALKQSETASRQVAKLAASVTRATDEQVKALSGLVRGADEVRRVAKQTSRALDEQTEALSSLAGSAARQATGVGVVARASAEATSVTEGLAKGLEEIRVKTRDITTATAQQARGATATAAEVQEVAVRLAQLTRLQGLQAESLARLNGALGGTKDLSEAGAAQGAKEQRA, encoded by the coding sequence ATGGCGACGGACAGCGGTAACGCAGGGGTGGCGCTGGAGGAGGCGCGGACGCTGGCCGGGGACGTGGTGCGAAGCGTCCAGGAGAGCGTGGGCGAGGTGCAGGCGGTCGAAGGGCTCGCGGCGCGGCTCGCGGGCGGGGCCAACGAGCAGGCCGCCGCGTCCGAACAGGTGCGCGCCGCCATCGAGTCGGTGGCCGTGCACCTGGAGCAGACGGGCCAGTCGGTCCACGAGTTGGTGCGTTCGCAGCGCACGGTGAGCGAATCCGCGAAGGCCCAGACGCAGGAGGCCGAGGCCACCGCGGGCACCTTGCAGGAAGTGACTGCTTCCGTGGCGGGCGTGCGCAAGGACGCCGCGCATCTGGCCGCCTCGTCCGACGCCACGGCGGGGACGCTGGAGGAAGTGACGCGCTCGGTGAAGGGGGTGAGCACCTCCGCCGAGGAGCTGGCCGCGTCCAGCGAAGAGCTGCTGGCCTCGATGACGGAGATGAACGCCACCGTGGCGGACCTGGTCGCGCGCAACCAGTCCAGCGCCGCCGCCACCGAGCAGGTGGCCGCCACCTCCGAGCAGATGGCCAAGGGCATCGTCCGGCTGGCCTCCGACTCGCAAGGCGTGGGTGAGCGGGTGGGGCAGGTGTCGCAGGCGGTGACGGGCCTGGTCCGCGCCCTGGGCGAGGTGACGCGGGACGCGACGTCCATGGCCGCCAGCGTGGAGGAGACGGCCTCCACGGTGGAGGAGCTGGCGCGCAGCGTGCGCGGCGTGGCGGAGAGTGCCCGGACGCTGGAGGCCCACGCGGCTTCCACCGCGTCCACCGTGGAGGAGGTGGCCGCCAGCGTGGAGGAGGTCGCCGCGACGGCGGAGAAGAACGCGGCGACGGTGGAGGCCAACGCGGCCACCATCGAGCAGCTCGCCCGCTCCGCGCAGTCCGTGGCGCGGTCCGCCGAGCAAATCAACACGTTGGCCGCGGGTAGCGCCACCGCTTCGTCGCAGATGGAGTCGTCCACCCGGCGGGTGGCGCAGATGATGGAAGAGGCGCGCACCACCGCCGAGCGCGTGGGCAACTCCGCGCGCGAGGGTGGCGCGACGGTGGCGCGCTCCATCGCGGGCTTCGGCCGCATCCGCACGTCCATTGTCGAGTCGTCCGGGGTGATGAAGGAGATGGGCCGGCGCGCCGAGGAGATTGGCGACATCGTGCAGACCATCAACCTCATCGCGGACCGCACCAACCTGCTGTCCCTCAATGCCAGCATCGAGGCGGCGCGCGCGGGTGAGCACGGCCGGGGCTTCGCGGTGGTGGCGGAGGAGATTCGGGCGCTGGCGGACCGCGCGGCGGCGGCCAGCTCGGACGTGGCGAAAATCGTCCGGGGGCTGCAGACCACCGCGCGCGAGGCGGCCGCCGCCACGGGCGAGGGCGCGCGTGCGGCGGATGAAGGCGCGGCGCTGGCCGCGGACGCGGAGCGCGCCCTGTCCACCATCCTCAAGGGGGTGGAGGACCTGGGGCACAACGTGCGCGAGGTGTCGCGCGCCTCGGGCGAACAGGTGCAGTCCACGCAGGCGCTCGTCCAGGGCACCGCGAAGGTGAGCGAGCAGAGCCGGTCCATCGCCGCGTCCGCCGCGGAGCAGGCGCAGGCGGCCCAGTCCCTGGCCCAGGGTGGCACGGAGATGCGGCGCATGGCGCGGCAGACGACCCAGGCCACGTCGGACCAGGCCCGCGCGCTGCGCGACGCGGTGCGCTCCAACGGTCAGCTCGCGGAGGTGGCGCAGAAGGTCGCGCGGGCCGTGCAGGAGCAGGCGATGGCCGCGGCGGACCTGGCCAAGGGCTCCGCGCAGATGCGCCAGCTCGTCCAGGGCGTGAGCGCGGCGGTGGTGGCGCAGGGCCAGGGCGTGGCGGGCGTGGGGACGCTGGCGCAGGAGGCCTCGGCTTCCACGCAGCGCATCCTGGTGGGGCTGGCTGAACAGGCCACCGCCGCCCAGGAGGTGACGCGGGCCATGGAGGAGACGCGCAAGCAGGTGGCCCAGTCCTCGCGCGGGATGACGGAGCAGGCCCGGGCCCTGAAGCAGAGTGAAACGGCCAGCCGCCAGGTGGCGAAGTTGGCCGCGTCGGTGACCCGTGCGACGGATGAGCAGGTGAAGGCGCTCAGCGGGCTGGTGCGGGGCGCGGACGAGGTGCGGCGCGTGGCGAAGCAGACGTCGCGTGCGCTGGATGAACAGACGGAGGCCCTGAGCTCCCTCGCGGGCTCGGCGGCCCGTCAGGCCACGGGCGTGGGCGTGGTGGCCCGGGCCAGCGCGGAGGCCACGTCGGTGACGGAGGGGCTGGCCAAGGGGCTGGAGGAGATTCGCGTCAAAACCCGCGACATCACCACCGCCACCGCGCAGCAGGCGCGGGGGGCGACCGCCACCGCCGCCGAGGTCCAGGAGGTGGCGGTGCGGCTGGCTCAGCTCACGCGCCTGCAAGGGCTCCAGGCGGAGAGTCTGGCCCGGTTGAATGGCGCGTTGGGTGGAACGAAGGACCTCTCCGAGGCGGGCGCCGCCCAGGGCGCGAAGGAGCAGCGGGCATGA